ccccacctcTCTGGTCCCGTGCTCTCAGGCGGCGGCCAGCTGGCCCAAGACCCGGCGGAACTGCTGGGTGCTGTGCCCCAGCTCCTTGACCCGGTCCACCATGTCCTGGGCAGCGGCGGGTGACGGGTACTGCAGGGCGGCAGCCTTGGTGGTGGCGACGATGCCACGCaggaggtcacacagcaggttgCTGTAGTGGGTCACCTGACTGCGCACGTCGGCCGCCTTGGCCTGCCGTGACAGCGTGTCCCCGATGAACACCAGCTTGTGGGCGCTGAGGATGACGAACTTGCTGTGCGCCACGAAAATCTTGGGCGGCTGGTTGGTGGCCACGGCGGTGAAGAAGGCGTCCACGGCGTTGGTCAGGGTGGTCAGGTTTGCCTCGCACTGCTCCAGGTAAAAGAGCAGCAGCTGCCGGTCCGAGGGCCCCAGGCCGCCCGGCCGccctggggccaggggctgggctgcCGTCCAGTTGGCCAGGTCGTGGTCGATGGGCCGCGACACCTCCTGCTCCAGTCGCTCGAACTGCTtcagctggggcagagggagagcacagtGAGCATCGCAGCCACACGCACAAAGGAAACCCGCTATCTCTGCGCTACAGGCCGAGCACGGGTCCTCTCCAAGGAGCTTCTGCCCATCTCAGAAaggtaggattccatttatagaacagttttgaaatgacaaaagGATAGAAACGGAGAACAAATGAGCAGTTGTAGCGTTTGGGGACGCCAGTCTGTTGGTGTGGGTGCTGTTCCCTGCTGCCTTAGGACACAATCCTTGGGGGACACTGGGTGAAGGGCACACAGGACTGTTCTGTACTCTCTCTGCAACCTCCTACGAATCTATACGTACTTCAAAAtgagttaaaaacaaacacacactcacacacacacactcactcacacacatttTGTCCTTAACATATACGTTGTAAAAAGATTCAAATacattaagcagaaaaaaaaaaggtgtcacCTGGAAACCCACGCACCCAGAAATAACCTCTGATAAAGTACAATTCTGGTAAATTATCTTTCtgtgacacggggctcgatcccatgaccctgagatcatgacctgagtcaagatcaagagttggacgcttaaccaattgagccaaccagatgcccctataaattattttttacaaccAAACATTAACGtatttacagatgatatgatataatgtctccaaaataaattggGGGGAAGGGGTGCTAGATAACCAGGTTAGCTATTGTGCTGAGGGATTAGGGCTGGGTGAATGGTATCGGGactgtcttctttaattttataaatatattcaatttcccacaataaaaactttaaacaaaaaaaagaaagcgcTGGCTGGCTTAGCTGGTAggacatgcgactcttgatctcggggttataagttcgagtcccacattgggtgtagagattacttaaaaaaaaaaaagaaaagaaaaaaggtaggtCATGGTATGTGtaaaacttcagaaaacaaaattcacataaaaaaCTGGTGACTATTCTTCAAGATGTTTTCCTTTAAACATGAATattcctatttcctttttattttcttatttttatttcctatttcctttttaattggtAGACTGGAAACACAGTACATGTGACTCAAGAACATGGGGTTTATGGGCACCAACTCACTATGCAATCGAAAATGTGCAAGTAACTTCTgatttctcaaaaacttaactactcactaatagcctactgttgactggaagcatTACCAAGAACAAAACTAgttgattaacatgtattttacaagttacatgtattatatactgtattcttacaataataattttttcagtatttctaggCTATGTGGTTCATCTGCAAgttttttcaaactgttttaaGTCTCCAAAATACTTTTCCAATATGTTTATTGAAATAAATCCAGGTGTAAGCggatccatgcagttcaaacccctgTTGTGCAAGATTCAACcgaatatatagtattttatattctaCTGTTAGCACCTAACAGTAGGTCACGTGCTTCGTGTCAGTCATGACAGGCGGAGGGAAAGGGAAACTTCTACAACGGGCAGCCTCTGCCTTGGGAGTTATCAGCGTGGACTGACGTGTCCTTACCAGCGCTGGTTCTGCCCAGGGGACTAAGCGGCTGTGACCAGCTGTGAACAGATTCAGGGAAAGACGAGTTCTATTTTATCCAAGATTTCAAGGCTTAATTGGCTAAACCACCCTGGAACTGCCCTGTCCTAATATCTGAAACACTCGTACTCTCCTCCTCAGGCAGCAACCTGGTGAAACTCACCACTCGGCTCTCATATCCAGCGAGAAGCACACTCATTTTTAGTTTGAACTCTGCAGGGTCTTTCCTGTTTTCTGACAATTCTTAATAGCTACATACTGTTCTACTGtatgaatgtttatattttatttaatcaaccAATATTCCAATATTAgatatttggggtgggggtttCCAGATCTTTCACTGATGTGGAAACAGAGCAATCAACACCCTTGTCCATACATTTTACCCGCCATATTACACTTGTGCTTTATGCTCCGGCCTAAGAGCTCTAGACCTTTAGAGTTTTTCATCTATACTCCTATCTCTTATTCTAGCTTCTAGTAATTTCTCTAAATGATCAAGCAGTTACATGAAGAGATTTATATTCAGCTCAGCACCGTTTACAGCAGTAATTCTGGGAATAACTGACATGTCCACCAACAAGGGACTGGATAAATAAATGCTGGAAGGGTCCAGAGAAAGATAAAGTACATGTTCATTTCTCTGATCAGTGGAGATTCCGTATATTATTaggcagacagacagatgatggatggatagagagatACCTAATAATTACCCTTGGTTCCTTTACTGAGTACATTATATGGGCCAGGCACTTCCTAAGAATTATACATTCTTTACTCACTCCTTACAATTACCTTGAGATGGATGTAACTATGATCCCCACttcacagctggggaaactgTGGCTTTGTGGGTCTCAGGATGGAGCCGGCTCTCACCTACACCATCCTTCCCCCTgaccggtggggggtgggggaatgggtgggaggtggaggggtggagcgAGGACAACTTTATGGGTGATGTTTCTGTGCTTATTTTGTGCTAGTCtatgtttcagttttttattatcttcataatCAGATAAAacttccttatttctttaaaaaaaaaaatccctttcccACCCTCAGGAAATGATCCAAAGTATGAAGAAAATTCTATGTCTGCAGATAAGCAGAGTAGTATCATTATACTCAGGGAAACTGGGTACAATGTAAACAGCCAACAATAATAGATGTTATAAggcctttaaaaacaatttataaggAAGGTTTGATGCCATGGAAAAACCTTGGGATAAAAAGAGATGTAACTATTCACAAAGTATCATCTCAAGCACATGGACAGAGGTCACCCTAGGGGCAGGAGCGGGGCTTAAAACCAGCCCCACTGCACCACCAGTACCTCTGGGGCCTTTTCCCTGTCTTACACTTTTGTGTATGTGCTCCCTAAAAGGTCTACCATGATTACTCTCATAATAAATCACACACAAATCCAACAAACACACGGGGAGACAGTCACACAGTTGAgcggggcctggctggctcactggcCCACGAGCAGCCCAAGCAGAGAGAAGCTGGCCAGCCTGGGGATCCTCACCTGCTGCAGCTCTAGCTGGCCCTTCCCCTGCCGCATGATGTTGCCTTTTTCCAGCAGTTCCTTCTGGgtcttttcaaactcttccttcCCCTGGAGACAAGACACAAGGACCGGGCTGAGCCACAAGCCCCCACAGGTCTGGCggggcacagggcagggaagCCAGCCACCAGGTGGCGCTGCGAGCCAGGCCCAGGCTCACACTGCAGCCATCAGACTCAGAGTGGGGACAGTTTCCCAGGAGGCAGCTCTTGCGGCCTCTTTCACCTCCTCTAGCCCAGAAAAGGGCTGGGTACACTGCGTGTGGCCAGGtcatcctccctgcccctgcttccaCACCAGGAATCACATTCAAACCCCTCCCCTTGGCATACGGGGCCTGTTCATCCATCCCTGACCACCTGGCCTTGGCACCTGCTGTCTCTCAACCTGGAATGCTCCTTACCAGGGCACTCAGCTGGCACCCAGGTCTCTGCTCAGAGGCCTATCCCTACTCCATCTTCCCATCTTCTTGTTTTACTTATTACCCCACACCCGCAACTATCTCTGTCTTTGCTTATACTTCAGAATCCATCTCTTGAGACAGAACAGAGGCACTTCCTGCCCTGGTCACTGGAGAAGCCCAGCCCTGGCTGGTACTGCAGGACCCCTGATGACACGGCCAGGTCCATCCAAAGGGCAATAGGTAGGTAGAGGAATGGGTATGGAGCAGGGGGCATATAGCCTAGAAGGTCAAAGAGAGTGGGCACAAAGATGCCtcgttggctcagtcggttgagtgtccgactcttgatttcagctcaggtcatgatccagggttgtgagatcaagccccacgtcaggctccacactgagtatggagcctgcttgggattccctctgtctctctgtctctctctccctctgtctctctctccctctgcccctctctcctgcttacacacgccgtctctaaaataaaaaataaaaacattttaacaataaaaatgaaaaaaagagagtgggCAAAGGGACTCACTGAGCCTCCTGGGGCCCAAATTCTCTTTTGGCCACAAAAGCCCTCCGTGTGGAGGGGATTAAGGTCCCCATAACGGGTGGCAAAATTAGGGCCCGGAGGAGGCCAGAAGGCTTCCCCCAGGGAATCCTCTGGGGACGCTGGGCAAGGCGGGCACCTACCTGTAGATGGACGTAGTCATAATCCTCCATCCAGCCCCCCTCACTGTTCTCATACTGCCCATCTGGCGAGTCCTGGGAGGTGAACTtaggaggtgagggcaggggccGGGACTGGATGCTGCTGGCCTTGTCGATGGGGTTGGGGTGCAGGGAGCCGCCCCCCTCAGGCCCCGGGACAGGGGCCTTGGTCCGTCTGAAGAGCAGCGAGGCATTGCCATGCAGGAAGGAGGCCAGCTGCTTGGCGTCCTCGGGCACAGCCCGTGAGCAGGCCACCAGGCGGTCCAGGTCTTCGGGAGCGGCCCCCGGGCCTCCCCGGCCACCGTCAAGGGCCTGACCGTGGACCACCAGCGTCTGGTACACATCCTCCATTTTCTGCAGCTGCCGGCCAAGCTTAGCGTGCAGCGTGCGGTCAGAAGTGTGGGCAGCGTTGCCTATGGCACCGCGGGCAAACTCCAGCAGCTCATGGACAGCCCCCTGGGCGGCGGCCACGGCGGCCCGCAGGTCCTGCACCGGCGGCTCCTGAGGCTCGGAGGCACCACGCCAGCCTCCACACGCGGGGATGCCGCCCGCCAGGTCCAGGAGGTGCGCCACGCTGGCACTCACGCCCTGCTGCAGCCGTGCCAGGGCCTCCACAGCCGCCTCCAGCTCCAGGGGCTCACGACCCGGCACCGCAGCCTCCAGGGAGGAGGCCGACTGGCTGCTGCGTGTGCTGCCCGTACTGGAGGCCGACAGGCGCTTGCCATCAGCAGGGGCCTCCCGCTCCGCCGGGGGCGGCACCGCGTACACGGTGTCATCAGCCGCGCCGCCATCGGACGCCTCTGGAGGAAGAAGCCGCTCACGGGGCACGTCATAGAGGGTGCCGGGACCGGGCCGTCGCAAGCCAGGGGGTACGTCATAGAGGTCAGGAGCGGGGGGCGGCACGTCATACACATCCTCAGCCGGCAGCGAGTCCGGAGGGGGTGCGGCGAGGACCAGCGGGTGGCGGGTTGGGTCAAAGGGCTTGGCCTTGGCAAAGGCGGGGGGCACGTCATAGGTCTCCTCACGCAGCAGTGGGCCGTCAGGCACATCCTTGCTCACCGACGGAGGAACGTCATACACCTGGGGGCACAGGAGCGGTCAAGGGTGCCCGCCCAACCCCTCCGGGAGCTGAGGATCAGCACCCAGTCACACATCCAAACACAGCACAGGTGCGCACGCGTGTCACGGTTCTTGTCCGCACAGGTTGTGGCTAAGAGCCCAATTCTGGAGCCAGACCTGAGTTCAaaatcctggctccactgcttactagctgtgggaTGTAAGGCAGGTGACTCAATTTCCCTGTGCCTATCTGCTCAGCCAGAAGATGGGAGAACTCTTTCAaaggtttgttgtgaggattacatgagttaatTCACTGTGTAAGTATAAATACTTGGTGAGAAAACAGCGGTCATACCGCCGCCACCACCATCACGGCCACCATGAccgtcaccatcatcaccaccacaacCGCTACATCACATCACCGCCACCACCTCACCCCATCATCAACATCACCCTCACCATCATCGCCACCATCATCTTCAacatcactaccaccaccaccaccatttatgTATTCTCGACTCTGTGGCAGAAACTAGGAAGATTTGTGTTACATTTAGGACGACAACACCTTGGTTTACCCAGGACGGTCCTGGTTTATGCCCGATGCCCCTCATAATTACTAGTCCCCCTTTCACTCTTAGAAGTGTcttgctttggggtgcctgggtggctcagtcgattgagcgtccgacttcagctcaggtcatgatctcacagctcgcgagttcaagccccgtggagggttctgcactgacagctcagagcctggagcctgcttcggattctgtgtctccctctctctctactcctaacccactcgcattctgtctctgtctccctcaaaaataaataaacgtttaaaaaaaaaaaagtgtcttgcTTTGAATGATAAATTCTGTGGTCACCTTTCTAATATCCTGTGTGATCCTCTCAAGAACCTGCTAAAGAAGACCTCACAAGTGGTCCTCTTGCCGACAAGTAAGCTGAAGCTCAAAGGAGCACTTAGTTTCTACTTCCGTCACAGAGCAAGGGACAGAGCTGGCGCCTGTTGTCACGTTTCTTGTTGCCTCTATCCCTACAAACATGGGTCCCCACCCCACAAAACAGGCACACCCAAAACTCTTTATACAGATCAGGCCTCAGCCCATGAGGCCCCAGGATTCCCTGACTACTCACGGCATGGTGGTTGGACAACGGCAGGCCCTTCTCCACACTGGGGGGCACATCATATACATCCAGCGATGGATCCCGGCCATTAGGACCCTTGACAGCCATGGGGGGCGTGTCATATACCTGAGACAGAAAAGTGCAGTGATATGGGTACTAGGGCCACCTGAGGGGATGGGAAGAGCAGAAACCACACAGCTCCTCCCCTAGGACCACCCCGGCCAAGGCAGAGAAAGCACGGCTCCCTGAGTGGGGCTGGGCTGAGGCCCTCACCCCGACCCCTACCCCAATACCTACCTCCTGGCCATACTGGCTGGGAAGCAGCCCCCGAACAGGGGGCACGTCGTAGATGTCCTGGGGCCCCGGGGCTAGCAGGTGGCGTGGGATGTCATACTCGTCCTGCTCTGGCTGGGAGGCCTCGAACACATAGCCTTGTCCCACACGGGTGGGTACCACCACCTGGGGGCAGATAGCCAACCGTCACCACCCTGTCACCTCCAGCCTAGAAACCAGCCTCTGGGACCCATCCTCTGGTCTTTGGGGAGACTCTACACCCCCATGAGGTGGGTGAGGTACACAGGGAGGGTGAGGGGGTTTCCAAAGGTGGGCTGGGAGGCCAGTCAGAGGCAAggttttctcattccttttacCTTTACCCTTTCTTCAAAGCACAAAGTGTTTGGGGAGCACTAGAACCCCCAGGGTTTATTTAGAGTCGTCTGGTTCTGGCCAGGAAATGTCAAGTAGTCTCTACAGGTGGATGACCTGGAAGGTTCCAGAGGAGCATACAAGTGGGCTTGACTGGGATGCCCCTGCCTCACAACACCTCCTAGCTGCACCCTCCTCAGAAAGGCTTCCAGTAAGGGGCTCTCTCGACTGCAGGACCAGCTTCTTGGCTCCAGGACGAAGAGAGGATAGTGCCAGGCTGTGCCCTCCTCTCGCTGGGCCCAGAGGTGGCCTGCAGGAGGTCCCAATAATTGGCGCCTGGGGCTCCCAGAAGGTGGTGGCCTGGAGAGCAGCAAGTGGTGCCCCTGTCGTCCTCATCAACCGAGCATATGCTGGAGAGATTCCTGAGGGCTGGGCCACCAAAGACTCCCAGACCATCAGGGCCAGTTCTGGGGCTATTCTGCAAAGTTGGGTGTGGGTGTGAGGGAGTGGCCAAGACTACAGCCAAGACCCCCGCGCTCCAATACACCATGCCCACCGGGCTGCCAAGGCCACCACTAACCCGAAAAGGAGAAGACCTTAATTAGGGGTCGTTGGCCCACAGAAGGGGCCAACACGTTCCCCTCTCTGGTGCCCTTCCCTGGCCTGGCGTTCAGGACAGCAAACTGCTGAGAGCCCTTCACACCAGCCTCTTTCCCGGCAAGCACCCCGGCCATGCAGGCTGCAGGCGGCCCAGTGGGAGGGGCTGGCAGGATGGAACCCAGCTCAGGGCACGCCTCCCCCACAAGGCTCCCAGCTCAGCACTCTGGGACAGAAAGGCCTTTTGTTCCCTAATCAAAGGGGACGTCTGGAACAGAGTTGACTCAGGCCCTCCCCACACACATCCCTGGAGGGGAATCAGGGCTGGCCCTCGGGCTCAATACCCCCCAGAACCCTGCAGACCATGCCTGGCCCCCAGTGCCCATGGCACTGACAGCCAGCTGTACACGCCCGTGTATCCTGGAGGGTACAGGCTTCACACGCAAGCGCTAGGTACTCCAGGAGCAGCAGAATACCCAAACCCTGGAGCGTGGGCACCGCGTGGGCACCGGCACTTTTCTCATCAGCCTGGGGCTTGGCAGAGCCTCCTGCTGATGCATCCTTctggccccctccccagcagcaCAGCCTCTCTGTGGAAGCGCCTCCACGGGGgtattccccacccaccccaccccaccccaccccacccccagtgtgTCTGGGAGTAGAGCTGGCGGCCCTCCCCAGACTCATCTCCCTCCTTGAGCCCCAGACTTGAGTCTCCTCCAGAGCTATTTTTAGACGCTAGAACCTGCCAACAACAGGGCAGGCGGGGCTGGCGGGGGCTGGCGGGACGTGGCAGGTTGGCAGGGCCTCGAGGCAAGGCCCAAAGCGTCTCCAGGCCCTGCTGACTCCAGAAGGCAGATGGGGACCCCGCTCACTCCCACCGCAAGCCCCTACGGTGCCTCCTGAATgtagagagagcagggagggcaggcgGAAGGGCTCTGGGGCCGGACCCCAGGCCCAGGCTATCGGCAGCTTGCCACTCCTGCAGCTGAGCTGGTGACAGTAAGCAGCTGTCCTGGCCAGCAAATGTTCTCTGCTAGAAAAAAACTGTAAGGCAGCCACTGGTGGGGAAAAGCTTGTTAGGGAAACCTACTCTCCAGAGAGCTGCTGAGCCTGCTAATCACAGTCTGCCCTGCTCTGCACCTGAGGCCCCATTAGCAGGACCCTGAGGCCGCCGGGGGTGGGTGACAAAGCCAGAGCccgggaggagacacagaaccccagaCCCAAGACCCACGTGCTCTTGCGCATGCACACGCCAGCAGTGCAGGAGGCCAACACAGACGCAGAGAAAACACGCACAGTACCCACAAAGACAGACCACAGAGCTAGGCAGGGCAGCCCCATCAGGGCATctgcagagaggggggagacgtGGAGCCAAAGAAGGCCCCGGAGATCCAATGGGAAAGGACGCCATCACCTGCCGCATCCTGCTCGGGGCCCCAGTCACTCTCCAGGCAGCTTGGCTGCTGGTCTCCCCCTTTTGCAAAGTGGATGTCACCCCACGTGACCCAGACTGGCTCCTGCTCTGGCACGCCCCTTCCTGTCTGAGCCCCAGCTTCTTCCTCTGGAGCAGGAGTGCTGTGGGACCTAGCAGGTCCCTCACTGAGAGTGAGGGACATGCTGGGCGCAGGTCCCCTTCCAAGCTCCTGGGCTCCCCAGGAGGAATGGTGCTGAGTTCAACTGCATTTGCCCCAGTGCCTGACCCAGCGCCACAGCTGTCCCCTTAGCACAGCTGCAGATCCTGACCCAGAGGTGTTCCCCCAAAAGTGACCTCACAAAAACACCTCCCTCTCTGCGGGCCCCACCTGCTCCTGCCCTCGGCATCCACGTCCCAGCCCAGAGGATGTTCATGCTGTGCCGTGGCCCCAACTTCTCTCCCCAGCCACAAAGGCCACTCTGGCCGAGGGTCCAGACATCTGACCCTTCTTCCTCTTGTGTCTCCTGGCCACTGTTCTCATCGCTCACCTTCTAGCTTCCTGGATAccaagcccacccccacccccccg
This genomic interval from Panthera leo isolate Ple1 chromosome E2, P.leo_Ple1_pat1.1, whole genome shotgun sequence contains the following:
- the BCAR1 gene encoding breast cancer anti-estrogen resistance protein 1 isoform X2; this encodes MSVPNVLAKALYDNVAESPDELSFRKGDIMTVLERDTQGLDGWWLCSLHGRQGIVPGNRLKILVGMHDKKPAGPGPGPPATSAQPQPGPHAPAAQYTPMLPATYQPQPDSVYLVPTPSKTQQSLYQAPGPSPQFQSPPAKQTTMFSKQMPHHPFPSPAPDLYQVPPGPGSPAQDIYQVPPSAGVGHDIYQVPPSMDARSWEGTKPPAKGSSCTFRLGPRWEVVVPTRVGQGYVFEASQPEQDEYDIPRHLLAPGPQDIYDVPPVRGLLPSQYGQEVYDTPPMAVKGPNGRDPSLDVYDVPPSVEKGLPLSNHHAVYDVPPSVSKDVPDGPLLREETYDVPPAFAKAKPFDPTRHPLVLAAPPPDSLPAEDVYDVPPPAPDLYDVPPGLRRPGPGTLYDVPRERLLPPEASDGGAADDTVYAVPPPAEREAPADGKRLSASSTGSTRSSQSASSLEAAVPGREPLELEAAVEALARLQQGVSASVAHLLDLAGGIPACGGWRGASEPQEPPVQDLRAAVAAAQGAVHELLEFARGAIGNAAHTSDRTLHAKLGRQLQKMEDVYQTLVVHGQALDGGRGGPGAAPEDLDRLVACSRAVPEDAKQLASFLHGNASLLFRRTKAPVPGPEGGGSLHPNPIDKASSIQSRPLPSPPKFTSQDSPDGQYENSEGGWMEDYDYVHLQGKEEFEKTQKELLEKGNIMRQGKGQLELQQLKQFERLEQEVSRPIDHDLANWTAAQPLAPGRPGGLGPSDRQLLLFYLEQCEANLTTLTNAVDAFFTAVATNQPPKIFVAHSKFVILSAHKLVFIGDTLSRQAKAADVRSQVTHYSNLLCDLLRGIVATTKAAALQYPSPAAAQDMVDRVKELGHSTQQFRRVLGQLAAA
- the BCAR1 gene encoding breast cancer anti-estrogen resistance protein 1 isoform X1, whose translation is MNYLNVLAKALYDNVAESPDELSFRKGDIMTVLERDTQGLDGWWLCSLHGRQGIVPGNRLKILVGMHDKKPAGPGPGPPATSAQPQPGPHAPAAQYTPMLPATYQPQPDSVYLVPTPSKTQQSLYQAPGPSPQFQSPPAKQTTMFSKQMPHHPFPSPAPDLYQVPPGPGSPAQDIYQVPPSAGVGHDIYQVPPSMDARSWEGTKPPAKGSSCTFRLGPRWEVVVPTRVGQGYVFEASQPEQDEYDIPRHLLAPGPQDIYDVPPVRGLLPSQYGQEVYDTPPMAVKGPNGRDPSLDVYDVPPSVEKGLPLSNHHAVYDVPPSVSKDVPDGPLLREETYDVPPAFAKAKPFDPTRHPLVLAAPPPDSLPAEDVYDVPPPAPDLYDVPPGLRRPGPGTLYDVPRERLLPPEASDGGAADDTVYAVPPPAEREAPADGKRLSASSTGSTRSSQSASSLEAAVPGREPLELEAAVEALARLQQGVSASVAHLLDLAGGIPACGGWRGASEPQEPPVQDLRAAVAAAQGAVHELLEFARGAIGNAAHTSDRTLHAKLGRQLQKMEDVYQTLVVHGQALDGGRGGPGAAPEDLDRLVACSRAVPEDAKQLASFLHGNASLLFRRTKAPVPGPEGGGSLHPNPIDKASSIQSRPLPSPPKFTSQDSPDGQYENSEGGWMEDYDYVHLQGKEEFEKTQKELLEKGNIMRQGKGQLELQQLKQFERLEQEVSRPIDHDLANWTAAQPLAPGRPGGLGPSDRQLLLFYLEQCEANLTTLTNAVDAFFTAVATNQPPKIFVAHSKFVILSAHKLVFIGDTLSRQAKAADVRSQVTHYSNLLCDLLRGIVATTKAAALQYPSPAAAQDMVDRVKELGHSTQQFRRVLGQLAAA
- the BCAR1 gene encoding breast cancer anti-estrogen resistance protein 1 isoform X3, with translation MNYLNVLAKALYDNVAESPDELSFRKGDIMTVLERDTQGLDGWWLCSLHGRQGIVPGNRLKILVGMHDKKPAGPGPGPPATSAQPQPGPHAPAAQYTPMLPATYQPQPDSVYLVPTPSKTQQSLYQAPGPSPQFQSPPAKQTTMFSKQMPHHPFPSPAPDLYQVPPGPGSPAQDIYQVPPSAGVGHDIYQVPPSMDARSWEGTKPPAKVVVPTRVGQGYVFEASQPEQDEYDIPRHLLAPGPQDIYDVPPVRGLLPSQYGQEVYDTPPMAVKGPNGRDPSLDVYDVPPSVEKGLPLSNHHAVYDVPPSVSKDVPDGPLLREETYDVPPAFAKAKPFDPTRHPLVLAAPPPDSLPAEDVYDVPPPAPDLYDVPPGLRRPGPGTLYDVPRERLLPPEASDGGAADDTVYAVPPPAEREAPADGKRLSASSTGSTRSSQSASSLEAAVPGREPLELEAAVEALARLQQGVSASVAHLLDLAGGIPACGGWRGASEPQEPPVQDLRAAVAAAQGAVHELLEFARGAIGNAAHTSDRTLHAKLGRQLQKMEDVYQTLVVHGQALDGGRGGPGAAPEDLDRLVACSRAVPEDAKQLASFLHGNASLLFRRTKAPVPGPEGGGSLHPNPIDKASSIQSRPLPSPPKFTSQDSPDGQYENSEGGWMEDYDYVHLQGKEEFEKTQKELLEKGNIMRQGKGQLELQQLKQFERLEQEVSRPIDHDLANWTAAQPLAPGRPGGLGPSDRQLLLFYLEQCEANLTTLTNAVDAFFTAVATNQPPKIFVAHSKFVILSAHKLVFIGDTLSRQAKAADVRSQVTHYSNLLCDLLRGIVATTKAAALQYPSPAAAQDMVDRVKELGHSTQQFRRVLGQLAAA